The Coffea arabica cultivar ET-39 chromosome 2c, Coffea Arabica ET-39 HiFi, whole genome shotgun sequence genome includes the window tcaatttcatccaacccAGTCAGCTAATTAAGGTTTTaatgtcaaatttcaaattgagaAACCTAGTTATTTTTAAGATAATCACCCAttgcatttatttgatttggatgaattagggttttggtCTGTGTTAGGagatttcaaatttcttcaatagCAAACTCGTCAAAGTTAAATTAATTTGTACAAATTCCTGGGCcaaccaaaaccattcattCGTTCGAATTTGTTAAAAGGTCTCCCACTATTTGATTAgcccaaaaaaattttcaaattgctTTTCAAATCAAATGTTACCAAGCTGagcggatccatcaggtatggtacagtgcctacctcagaggattacatcattttaggcctacccttggcacaaaaagggttctcccataggacatgcatccgaattttttggatatttactaactcttgtctttttcttttcattttctttatttttattggaatagcTAAGCGAGGGCTAGatctaaaggcaattcctttcaaaattctcaggcaatatttaaacatagcttcccatcgaagccccatcataacgcgatcccatAGTCGAGCCcaaaggagtcgtgtaaacatgagttcacaaccggagcCGTCAGAtgggtctgctactaccgctcaacccgagactgtgagtttgggggttcagttaactgaaatgcttactaagtttggggaaatggcatctgaaatggccgCCCAAAAGAAGTTGATCGACGAGCTCATTAGTAGCGAAGTGCAGCCCGGCCTGCGCCCGTCAAACAACGGGAATCTGAACCATTTGTCATTCCTccaattcaaaccacttttgagggAGTTTTCAACCCGCAGTATActtatactcaaaatcctccgttctatcctccctatgggcaaggatttcagcctcaaaGTGGTCCAAACATGCTTCTGGATCCACAAGCTTTTTATCAGACTACCGCAGAGCCTGTTGTGCCAGAGcatattgttcaaaccaagccagaaatgggagagTCGTTTGTCCCAGTGGATATGAAGCTACTTAAGAGGTTGGATCGTTTCGATGAGTTCATCaggaaaagccaaggtttaagGAAACAAGGGGTGTTAGATTACGATGATCTGTGCCTGTTTCCAAATGTACAGCTGCCCGTGGGGTTCAAGACTCCGAAGTTCAATAAATATGATGGTAcgggcaaccctaaaacacacTTGAGgttgtttgccaacaagttgggcagaCTAGTGGATGACGAAAACTTGCCATTAAGGTTATTTCCAGAGAGTCTAGAAGGAGACGCTCTCGATTGGTATTCCAACTTAAAGCCAGAGGAGGTGAAGACTTGGCTTGATCTATCCAACGCCTTCATCAGACAATACGAATATAACTGCGAGTTAGCACCGACCAGAACTACTTTGGAAGGCACAAAGAGgcgaccatctgaagatcataagacatacGCCAAAAGACGGAGAAAGATAGCTGCCAAGGTTGAGCCTCCGATGACCGAAGATGAAATTGTTCGCACTTTCATAAAGGCGCATGATCCTCCACACTTTGAAGAAAtcttccgcatgactggatgctcaattgctgctattgtcaataagcttgaagaatatgatgattttgtgaaggctggaaagattgtCAATGTGTCTGCCTTGAAAACtcaagtggaagctttgcaTGGCCAAAGTAATAATGGAAAGAAGTAACa containing:
- the LOC140035676 gene encoding uncharacterized protein, whose product is MLLDPQAFYQTTAEPVVPEHIVQTKPEMGESFVPVDMKLLKRLDRFDEFIRKSQGLRKQGVLDYDDLCLFPNVQLPVGFKTPKFNKYDGTGNPKTHLRLFANKLGRLVDDENLPLRLFPESLEGDALDWYSNLKPEEVKTWLDLSNAFIRQYEYNCELAPTRTTLEGTKRRPSEDHKTYAKRRRKIAAKVEPPMTEDEIAGKIVNVSALKTQVEALHGQSNNGKK